The following DNA comes from Desulfuromonas sp..
TGTATCAACCAGCCAGAGAAATACAGCGACCGCAATCACCAGCGCAATGACGACTACGGTTGAACCGTACGTGTCCTTTTTGGTCGGCCATGTTGTTTTCTTCAGTTCACT
Coding sequences within:
- a CDS encoding preprotein translocase subunit SecE; protein product: MIGKVSEFLSNVKSELKKTTWPTKKDTYGSTVVVIALVIAVAVFLWLVDTALSGLVKYLLS